A stretch of Campylobacter showae DNA encodes these proteins:
- a CDS encoding 50S ribosomal protein L11 methyltransferase, translating to MKDKFYELEVLCSQELRELFEDLVFSLGVTCTQETTGGFIIRDEDELDEVEFGLQEYAKSLQNALGREIEFKITKSQKENKDWLNEYKKNVRPIEIGKFYIHPSWEESKDGFENIIIDPALAFGSGHHESTSACIEYLQKYAANGMSALDVGCGSGILSIALAKLGCVTDACDTDEQAVQSSHKNAELNGVKFNQIWTGSVANLDKKYDVVVANIIADVILMLKNDLINLLKERSYLVLAGVLDKYETRILEAFSSLKLVENQTKNEWKSFVFQKA from the coding sequence TTGAAAGATAAATTTTACGAGCTTGAAGTTCTTTGCTCGCAGGAGCTTCGCGAGCTTTTCGAAGATCTAGTTTTTTCTTTGGGCGTTACTTGCACGCAGGAGACTACGGGCGGGTTTATCATCCGAGACGAAGACGAGCTAGACGAAGTGGAATTTGGCCTGCAAGAATACGCAAAATCTCTACAAAATGCGCTCGGCCGCGAGATCGAATTTAAGATAACAAAAAGCCAAAAAGAAAATAAAGACTGGCTAAACGAATACAAAAAAAACGTAAGACCGATAGAGATCGGTAAATTTTACATTCACCCAAGCTGGGAAGAGTCTAAAGACGGGTTTGAAAATATCATCATCGACCCCGCTCTTGCCTTTGGTTCGGGTCACCACGAGAGTACGAGCGCTTGCATAGAGTATCTGCAAAAATATGCCGCAAACGGTATGAGTGCGCTTGATGTAGGCTGCGGAAGCGGAATACTAAGCATCGCCCTAGCAAAGCTAGGATGCGTCACGGATGCCTGCGATACGGACGAGCAAGCAGTGCAAAGCTCGCATAAAAACGCCGAGCTAAACGGAGTTAAATTTAATCAAATTTGGACCGGTTCGGTGGCGAATTTGGATAAAAAATACGACGTCGTCGTCGCAAACATAATCGCCGACGTGATACTAATGCTAAAAAATGATCTGATAAATTTGCTAAAAGAGAGATCATATCTTGTTTTAGCAGGCGTTTTGGATAAATACGAAACGCGAATTTTAGAGGCTTTTTCGTCGCTCAAACTGGTAGAAAATCAAACCAAAAACGAGTGGAAAAGCTTCGTATTTCAAAAAGCGTAA
- a CDS encoding PDC sensor domain-containing protein — MTLQDIHRFSELRYKARAYICYLFSKNLPNRLPGVNAESIKSGFDKMAHEIEGFDAFYVLDANGVQIGDAVSLNEKYKAGGGENCSNKSYYYTAVREKRCVLSDPYPSSLTGELCVTASTPIYDDKGELKFVACIDVSLENILTIVSHGKLESYFGKFLKVVYAAFSVALFTIALFLFADALKGLLANDLLNIEVEKMFEHTIVLTLALAIFDLVKAIFEEEVLGKSKRNEDMENKTMIRFIGSIIIALAIEALMLVFKFAITAPDHIINAIYLIGGVAILMIALSIYLFATKQRSSH; from the coding sequence TTGACGTTACAAGATATACATAGGTTTTCGGAGTTAAGATACAAGGCTAGAGCCTATATATGCTATCTTTTTAGTAAAAATTTGCCAAACAGGCTGCCGGGGGTAAACGCCGAGTCGATAAAAAGCGGCTTTGATAAAATGGCGCACGAGATAGAGGGCTTTGACGCGTTTTACGTGCTTGACGCAAACGGCGTGCAAATAGGCGACGCCGTGAGCTTAAATGAAAAATACAAAGCCGGCGGCGGCGAAAACTGTAGCAATAAGTCTTATTATTACACCGCGGTTCGCGAGAAGCGCTGCGTACTAAGCGACCCGTACCCGTCCTCGCTCACGGGCGAGCTGTGCGTAACGGCGTCCACTCCGATATATGACGACAAAGGCGAGCTAAAATTCGTCGCGTGTATCGACGTTTCGCTAGAAAATATCCTAACCATCGTCTCCCACGGCAAGCTAGAGAGCTACTTCGGTAAATTTCTTAAGGTCGTTTACGCCGCATTTTCGGTCGCGCTTTTTACCATAGCCTTGTTTTTGTTCGCCGACGCGCTCAAGGGGCTTTTGGCTAATGATCTTTTAAATATCGAAGTAGAAAAGATGTTTGAGCACACGATCGTGCTGACGCTGGCGCTTGCGATCTTTGATCTGGTTAAAGCGATATTTGAAGAAGAGGTGCTGGGTAAAAGCAAGCGCAATGAAGATATGGAAAACAAAACGATGATTAGATTTATCGGGTCGATCATCATCGCGCTTGCTATCGAGGCGCTGATGCTCGTGTTTAAATTTGCCATCACGGCGCCCGATCACATCATAAACGCGATCTATCTCATCGGCGGCGTTGCGATATTGATGATCGCGCTTAGCATCTATCTTTTTGCTACCAAGCAAAGGAGCTCGCATTGA
- the hisH gene encoding imidazole glycerol phosphate synthase subunit HisH, with protein MIGIIDYGAGNLRSVLNAFESLNLKAKLVGRGEELGKFDKIILPGVGAFGEAMDKLKDRNFIPAIKEAVACGKPFLGICLGMQLLFEQSEEFGVNEGLGLVKGRVVKFDPSKFDAPLKVPHTGWNTINFTKQTPINKDLAASEYLYFVHSYHVVCGDDAALGFSEYGYKFVSAVCKDNIFGFQPHPEKSHETGLKILRNFGEM; from the coding sequence TTGATCGGCATCATCGACTACGGCGCGGGAAATTTAAGAAGCGTTTTAAACGCGTTTGAGAGTTTAAATTTAAAGGCGAAACTCGTCGGTCGCGGCGAGGAACTGGGTAAATTTGACAAGATTATTTTGCCTGGCGTCGGAGCTTTTGGCGAAGCGATGGATAAGCTAAAAGATAGAAATTTTATCCCCGCGATAAAAGAAGCCGTAGCCTGCGGAAAGCCGTTTTTGGGCATTTGTCTTGGTATGCAGCTACTTTTTGAGCAAAGCGAGGAGTTTGGCGTAAATGAGGGCCTTGGACTCGTAAAAGGACGAGTTGTTAAATTTGACCCGTCTAAATTTGACGCTCCGCTAAAGGTGCCTCACACGGGGTGGAATACGATAAATTTTACCAAACAAACGCCGATAAATAAGGATCTGGCGGCTAGCGAGTATTTATACTTCGTGCACTCTTATCACGTAGTTTGCGGGGACGATGCGGCGCTTGGCTTTAGCGAATACGGCTATAAATTCGTAAGCGCGGTGTGCAAAGATAACATTTTCGGTTTTCAGCCGCACCCCGAAAAGAGCCATGAAACGGGGCTAAAAATTTTACGAAATTTCGGAGAGATGTGA
- a CDS encoding chemotaxis response regulator CheY yields the protein MKILVVDDSSTMRRIIKNTLQRLGHQEILEAEHGAEAWQILGQHSDINVLITDWNMPEMNGLELVKKVRAEAKYVDMPIIMVTTEGGKAEVITALKAGVNNYIVKPFTPQVLKEKLEDVLG from the coding sequence GTGAAAATACTAGTAGTCGACGACAGCTCTACTATGAGAAGAATCATAAAAAACACCCTACAAAGGCTCGGGCATCAGGAAATTTTAGAGGCCGAGCACGGAGCCGAAGCGTGGCAAATTTTAGGCCAACATAGCGATATAAACGTGCTTATCACCGACTGGAATATGCCTGAGATGAACGGCCTTGAACTCGTAAAAAAAGTCCGCGCCGAGGCAAAATACGTCGATATGCCTATCATCATGGTAACGACCGAGGGCGGTAAGGCCGAAGTCATAACCGCGCTAAAAGCAGGCGTCAATAACTACATCGTAAAGCCGTTTACGCCGCAAGTTTTAAAAGAAAAACTTGAAGACGTTTTGGGCTAA
- the ftsH gene encoding ATP-dependent zinc metalloprotease FtsH, with product MDNRKNDDKNLNNGGNNFFNKNPILIFAIFAIIIVVAFRGLGGGEMDGTLLGQSAAGSKSTSYSEIKEMIKNKQVAQVGISETSIKAVDNGGRTYFAKRVNDPTLVPILEEQKIPYGAYSETNWFTEMLFSWVLPIFIFFGIWMFLASRMQRNMGGGILGMGSSKKLVNSEKPKVKFADVAGVQEAKEEVKEIVDFLKHPDRYINLGAKIPKGVLLVGPPGTGKTLLAKAVAGEADVPFFSVSGSSFIEMFVGVGASRVRDLFENAKKEAPAIVFIDEIDAIGKSRAASGMIGGNDEREQTLNQLLAEMDGFSSDASPVIVLAATNRPEVLDAALLRPGRFDRQVLVDKPDFKGRIEILRVHIKDIKLDHSVSIEDIARMTAGLAGADLANIINEAALLAGRKEKGKVEQADLLEAVERAIAGLEKKSRRINPKEKRIVAYHESGHALIAETTKGANRVTKVSIIPRGLAALGYTLHTPEENKFMMQRHELMAEVDVLLAGRAAEEVFIKEISTGAGNDLERATDILRSMISIYGMSDIAGLMVLEKRRSTFLAGGQADRDYSDRTAEKVDEFIKTTLDERYKHVLETLRTYGDAIEKMVEALYEEETIEGAKVREIIANYEKERGMPSRLVNLEENKEEQA from the coding sequence ATGGATAATAGAAAAAACGATGATAAAAATTTAAATAATGGTGGAAATAATTTTTTTAATAAAAATCCGATTTTGATTTTCGCCATTTTTGCTATCATAATAGTGGTGGCATTTCGCGGGCTCGGAGGCGGCGAGATGGACGGTACGCTACTAGGACAGAGCGCGGCCGGCTCAAAAAGTACCTCGTACTCCGAGATAAAAGAGATGATAAAAAACAAGCAAGTAGCGCAGGTGGGCATCTCCGAAACCTCGATAAAAGCCGTGGATAACGGCGGCAGAACATACTTTGCCAAAAGAGTAAACGACCCAACGCTAGTGCCGATTTTGGAGGAGCAAAAGATCCCTTATGGAGCGTATAGCGAGACGAACTGGTTTACCGAAATGCTCTTTTCGTGGGTGCTTCCTATTTTTATTTTCTTTGGAATTTGGATGTTTTTGGCTAGCCGCATGCAGCGAAACATGGGCGGCGGTATCCTTGGAATGGGAAGCTCTAAAAAGCTAGTAAACTCGGAAAAACCGAAGGTTAAATTTGCCGACGTAGCAGGCGTACAGGAAGCAAAAGAAGAAGTTAAAGAGATTGTGGATTTTCTAAAGCATCCGGATAGATATATAAATTTGGGCGCCAAAATCCCAAAAGGCGTGCTTTTAGTTGGACCTCCGGGTACGGGTAAAACCCTACTTGCAAAGGCCGTCGCGGGCGAAGCGGACGTGCCGTTTTTCTCGGTTTCGGGATCAAGCTTTATCGAGATGTTCGTCGGCGTGGGCGCTAGTCGCGTGAGAGATCTTTTTGAAAATGCGAAAAAAGAAGCCCCGGCGATCGTCTTTATAGACGAGATCGACGCTATCGGCAAAAGTCGCGCAGCTAGCGGAATGATCGGCGGAAACGACGAGCGCGAGCAAACGCTAAACCAGCTTCTAGCCGAGATGGACGGCTTTAGCTCGGATGCGTCGCCGGTTATCGTACTTGCCGCGACGAACCGTCCAGAGGTGCTTGACGCCGCGCTTTTAAGGCCGGGTAGATTTGACAGGCAGGTGCTCGTCGATAAGCCTGATTTTAAAGGCAGGATCGAAATTTTACGCGTACATATAAAAGATATTAAGCTAGATCATAGCGTTAGTATCGAGGATATCGCGCGCATGACGGCGGGCCTTGCGGGAGCGGATCTAGCCAACATCATAAACGAAGCCGCGCTACTAGCGGGCAGAAAAGAAAAAGGCAAAGTCGAGCAGGCTGATTTGCTCGAGGCCGTTGAGAGAGCGATCGCTGGTCTTGAGAAAAAATCTCGCCGCATAAATCCGAAAGAAAAGCGCATCGTGGCCTATCACGAGAGCGGACACGCACTCATAGCAGAGACCACCAAAGGCGCAAACAGAGTCACCAAAGTATCGATAATACCGCGCGGGCTTGCGGCACTGGGATACACGCTCCATACGCCTGAAGAGAATAAATTTATGATGCAGCGTCACGAGCTTATGGCCGAAGTAGACGTGCTTCTAGCCGGACGCGCGGCGGAAGAGGTCTTTATAAAAGAGATTTCAACCGGTGCGGGCAACGACCTAGAGCGCGCGACCGATATACTTCGCTCGATGATCTCGATATACGGCATGAGTGATATCGCTGGACTTATGGTGCTTGAAAAGCGCCGCAGTACTTTCCTGGCCGGCGGTCAGGCCGATAGAGACTATAGTGACAGGACGGCGGAAAAGGTAGATGAATTTATTAAAACCACGCTTGATGAGCGCTATAAACACGTGCTTGAGACGCTGCGAACCTACGGCGATGCGATAGAAAAGATGGTTGAGGCGCTTTACGAAGAGGAAACTATCGAGGGAGCGAAGGTTAGAGAGATTATCGCAAACTATGAAAAAGAGCGCGGGATGCCTAGCAGGCTCGTAAATTTAGAAGAAAACAAAGAGGAACAAGCGTAA
- the hisA gene encoding 1-(5-phosphoribosyl)-5-[(5-phosphoribosylamino)methylideneamino]imidazole-4-carboxamide isomerase — MEIFPAIDLKEGKAVRLFKGEMSSAKIYSDAPWELAKRFEYMGAKWLHVVDLDGAFAGEAVNLKTVEKIAKAANLQIQIGGGIRDEARIKSYLDSGITRVILGSVALKDPNFTKEMAQKYRVAVGIDAKDGFVAVQGWAEVSQMRATELATKFAGAGVEAVICTDISKDGTLSGVNVEFTSQIAKASGINTIASGGVKDISDIEALMRAGDVYGAIVGKAYYEGTLDLKEAFKLGR, encoded by the coding sequence ATGGAAATTTTCCCTGCGATAGATTTGAAAGAGGGCAAGGCTGTTCGGCTTTTTAAAGGCGAGATGAGTAGCGCCAAAATCTACTCGGACGCACCGTGGGAGCTAGCCAAAAGGTTTGAATATATGGGCGCAAAGTGGCTTCATGTCGTCGATCTTGACGGGGCGTTTGCGGGTGAAGCGGTAAATCTAAAAACTGTAGAAAAGATCGCAAAAGCCGCAAATTTGCAAATCCAAATCGGCGGCGGGATACGCGACGAAGCGCGCATCAAAAGCTACCTTGATAGCGGTATAACGCGCGTTATCTTGGGTTCGGTAGCGCTAAAAGATCCCAATTTTACTAAAGAAATGGCACAAAAATACCGCGTCGCCGTCGGCATAGATGCCAAAGACGGCTTCGTCGCCGTGCAGGGCTGGGCGGAGGTGTCGCAGATGAGGGCAACCGAGCTAGCGACTAAATTTGCCGGAGCCGGAGTCGAAGCGGTAATCTGCACCGACATCTCAAAAGACGGCACTCTTAGCGGCGTGAATGTGGAATTTACATCGCAAATCGCAAAGGCAAGCGGTATAAATACGATCGCAAGCGGCGGCGTAAAAGATATCTCCGATATTGAGGCGCTTATGCGCGCGGGAGACGTCTACGGAGCTATCGTAGGCAAGGCGTACTACGAGGGGACGCTTGATCTAAAAGAGGCCTTTAAACTGGGTCGCTAA
- a CDS encoding phosphatidylserine decarboxylase has translation MQNIGLIAKQGYKYVFVLGLLLLLALVLGVCQILFFALFALCVFWFRNPERALGSDDAYAVLSPIDGKIKSIDKIYYFDTQCVAITIRKGVFDAGALRAPCDMELLEFRRRHGLFLCNAMEPSKNLNERALFVCKNLDNKFAIRVIAGSLSKGISFENFSRLKTGRRFGFLGSGEVVLILPANTRISVSVGEKVASAGILGFFSYEEKDARQSA, from the coding sequence ATGCAAAACATCGGGCTAATCGCAAAACAGGGCTACAAATACGTCTTCGTTTTAGGGCTTTTGCTTTTGCTTGCGCTGGTTTTGGGCGTATGTCAAATTTTATTTTTCGCGCTTTTTGCGCTTTGCGTATTTTGGTTTAGAAACCCGGAGCGAGCGCTAGGTAGCGACGATGCGTACGCCGTGCTTAGCCCGATCGACGGTAAGATAAAAAGCATAGATAAAATTTACTATTTTGATACTCAGTGTGTAGCCATAACTATCCGTAAGGGCGTGTTTGACGCAGGTGCGCTCAGGGCTCCTTGCGATATGGAGCTTTTGGAATTCAGGCGGAGGCACGGCCTGTTTTTGTGCAACGCTATGGAGCCTTCTAAAAATTTAAACGAACGAGCCTTGTTCGTATGTAAAAATTTAGATAATAAATTTGCGATCCGCGTCATCGCCGGATCTCTTAGTAAGGGTATTTCTTTTGAAAATTTTAGCCGTCTAAAGACGGGCAGGAGATTTGGCTTTTTAGGTAGCGGCGAGGTGGTTCTGATACTACCCGCAAATACGAGAATAAGCGTTAGCGTTGGCGAAAAAGTGGCAAGCGCGGGCATTTTAGGGTTTTTTAGCTACGAGGAAAAAGATGCAAGACAATCAGCATAA